Proteins encoded by one window of Companilactobacillus ginsenosidimutans:
- a CDS encoding histidine phosphatase family protein, with amino-acid sequence MTEFYLIRHGQTSANALGLKQGTINTDITHLNEVGEKQAHNLADKFDISFADRIICSPLDRTRKTAEILNAAHNLPITFDDRLLEISYGQWDGQKNSDLRQKYPDVYNDYWNDVLPTYTKYSSDGETFEDVIGRTHDFLVETVAKYPDEKIIVVTHGFTVKAFALDVLRPSNLMSLPEPQNTSVTKIDAVSADETYLEYYNQFFN; translated from the coding sequence ATGACGGAATTTTACTTGATAAGACATGGACAAACTAGTGCCAACGCCTTAGGTCTCAAGCAAGGGACTATCAATACTGATATCACCCATTTGAATGAAGTCGGCGAAAAGCAAGCTCATAATCTTGCTGATAAATTTGATATTAGTTTTGCCGACCGGATTATTTGTAGCCCGTTGGATCGTACGCGAAAAACAGCTGAGATTTTGAATGCCGCTCATAATCTCCCTATCACCTTTGATGATCGATTATTAGAAATTTCATACGGACAATGGGACGGTCAAAAGAACTCTGACCTCCGTCAAAAATATCCTGATGTCTACAATGATTATTGGAATGATGTTTTGCCAACTTATACTAAATATTCAAGTGATGGTGAAACATTTGAGGATGTTATTGGCCGGACACACGATTTCCTTGTTGAGACTGTCGCTAAATATCCCGATGAAAAGATCATCGTCGTAACCCATGGATTTACCGTTAAAGCATTTGCTTTGGATGTCCTTCGACCCAGTAACCTTATGAGTTTGCCAGAGCCGCAAAATACCAGCGTAACAAAAATCGACGCTGTGTC